The following proteins are co-located in the Doryrhamphus excisus isolate RoL2022-K1 chromosome 3, RoL_Dexc_1.0, whole genome shotgun sequence genome:
- the flncb gene encoding filamin-C isoform X2 produces MASGYMERQQLLNFVVRAEVEDEVEEEEMPATEKDLAEDAPWKKIQQNTFTRWCNEHLKCVSKRIMDLQKDLGDGLKLIGLLEVLSQRSMYRKYHARPNFRQMKLENVSVALEFLEREHIRLVSIDSKAIVDGNLKLILGLIWTLILHYSISMPMWEDEDDQDAKKLTPKQRLLGWIQNKVPQLPITNFHRDWRDGKALGALVDNCAPGLCPDWESWDPSQPVENAREAMQQADDWLGVPQVIAPEEIVDPNVDEHSVMTYLSQFPKAKLKPGAPLRAKTLHPKRAKAFGPGIEPRGNVVLKPAEFLVETVEAGLGEVLVYVEDMEGHTEEARVIPNNDKNRTYSVVYQPKVEGLHKVKVLFAGQDIDRSPFMVHVSKAMGDATRVQARGVGLQHLGNVATKPTYFDIYTAGAGAGDVGVVIADSNDRRDTVEVVLENKGDSVFRCTYVPVLEGPHTVYVTFAGQQIPRSPFPVHIAEACNPHACRAYGRGLQPKGLRVNQVADFKVHTKGGGSGELRVTVKGPSGLEEPVKVVEVDGGPYGCSYYPVVTGSYIITITWGGHSIPRSPTLVYVSEEAGPQKVRAWGPGLETGMVGKSADFVVEAIGTEVGTLGFSIEGPSQAKIECDDKGDGSCDVRYWPTEPGDYAIHVICDDEDVKDSPFMAHILPAATDLHPEKVKCYGPGLDPVGCIVNKPAHFTIDTRGAGRGQLRLYAQDAEGGPIDVDMRDNGDETFLCVYVPTKPIKHTIIITWAEVNIPNSPSRVTIGEGSHPENVKVYGPGVERSGLKANEPTYFTVDCSEAGQGDVSIGIKCAPGVVRPAEADIDFDIIKNDNDTFTVKYTPPGSGHYTIMVVFADQEIPISPFRIKVDPSHDAAKVRAEGPGLNKSGVEAGKPTHFTVYTKGAGKVQPQVHFLSAAKGDAVRDAVRDFEIIDNHNYSYTVRYTAVQQGSLSITVLHGGDPIPKSPFHLTVAPPLDLSKIQVHDLEKKVDVGKDQEFRISTLRAGGQGQLDVKIISPSHRPIPCKVESGAANEMHSVRYIPPEEGPYTVDISYDGNPIPESPLAVEGVLPPDASKVRAYGPGLQGGVVGKLAPFAIDTKGAGTGGLGLTVEGPCEAKIECQDNGDGSCSVSYLPTESGEYAINILFADRHIPGSPFKAAVQSMFDPSRVTASGPGLERGKVNEAASFLVDCSKAGEAELTIEIISESGSKAKVHVENNGDGTYAITYTPQLHGVYAITVKYGGVPVPQFPAHLRVEPVLDVSGVQVYGPGVEPRGVLREVGTHFTVDARSVYKSSGGHVKVFISNPSGANTDAFITDKADGTCRVEYTPFEDGLHLINVSCDDGVLPKSPFRVLVTEGCDPSRVQAYGSGLEEGLVSKPNQFTVETRGAGTGGLGLAIEGPSEAKMSCKDNKDGSCSVEYIPFSPGEYDVNVTFGGIPIPGSPFRVPVRELIDPTKVRCSGPGLGSGVRAHVCQTFTVDSSKAGVAPLEVQIFGPTGVAEPVSVKDNGGGSHTVNYTPANDGPYTVSVKYAKQDVPRSPFKIKTLPAHDASKVRADGPGLNSSGIPASLPVEFTIDARDAGEGLLTVQILDPEGKPKKANIWDNRDGTYTVSYVPDMTGRHTITIKYGGDEIPYSPYRIHAIPTGDASKCHVTVSIGGHGSGSGVGPTIQIGEETVITVDAKAAGKGKVTCKVSTPDGAELDVDVVENADGTFDVYYTAPEPGKYVITIRFGGEHIPNSPFHVLATDDPTVPVNGTEAILRPFSLVIPFTVQTGEITGEVRMPSGRTARPHIADNKDGTVTVRYSPTERGLHEMDIKYDGEHIPGSPLQFFVDAINSGHVTAYGPGLSHGVTDTPATFTIATKDAGEGGLSLAVEGPSKAEISCKDNKDGTCTVSYLPTAPGDYNVIVKFDDEHILGSPFSAKITGHAPLASSRLNVGTETDISLRIAETDLSSLTAIIQAPSGSQEACVLKRLPNRHIGISFTPKEVGEHAVSVKKGGKHVTNSPFKIMVAQSEIGDASRVKVFGPGLVEGRTFEVAHFMVDTRTAGYGGLGLSIEGPSKVDINCEDEEDGTCRVTYCPTEPGNYIVNIRFADQHVTGSPFTIKVFGEGRMKESITRKRQAPAIATVGSTCDLNLKIPGNWFQMVSAQERLTRTFTRSSHTYTRTERTEISKTRAGETKREVRVEESTQVGQPFRDVFEDFLERDGLSSFGGRSPLHQGEDTNQEMTAQVTSPGGKCEDGEIIRGEDSRYSVRFVPQEMGAHVVSVKYRGQHVPGSPFQFTVGPLGEGGAHKVRAGGTGLERAVAGMSAEFSIWTREAGAGGLSIAVEGPSKAEITFEDRKDGSCGVSYVVQEPGDYEVSIKFNDEHIPDSPFVVPVATLSDDARRLTITSLQDSGLKVNQEACFAIQLNGARGLIDAKIHAPSGATEDCFITPADSVEIPGSSAVDLGTSCINHHAIRFVPKENGVHSIDVRFNGSHVPGSPFKIRVGEPGQAGDPSKVSASGPGLEGGTTGVASEFSVNTCNAGCGALSVTIDGPSKVQMTCQECCDGYRVSYTPTAPGNYLISIKYGGAQHIVGSPFKAKVSGPRLSGGPSLHETSSVLVETVTKSSAAAAAFASLPKFSSDASKVVLRGVGLSKAFVGQKNLFTVDCGKAGTNMLMVGVHGPKAPCEEVYVKHAGHRLYNVTYTVKEVGSYILIVKWGDDHVPGSPFHVTAP; encoded by the exons ATGGCGAGCGGCTACATGGAGCGGCAGCAACTCCTCAACTTTGTGGTCCGGGCGGAGGTGGAGGACGAAGTCGAAGAGGAGGAGATGCCGGCCACTGAGAAGGACCTGGCCGAGGACGCTCCCTGGAAGAAGATCCAGCAGAACACCTTCACCAGGTGGTGCAACGAGCACCTTAAATGTGTCAGCAAGCGCATCATGGACCTGCAGAAGGACCTGGGTGATGGCCTCAAGCTGATTGGACTCCTGGAGGTCCTGAGCCAGAGGAGCATGTACCGCAAGTACCACGCCAGACCCAACTTCCGCCAGATGAAGCTGGAAAACGTGTCGGTGGCGCTGGAGTTCCTGGAGCGCGAACACATCCGCCTCGTGTCCATAG ACTCCAAAGCCATCGTGGACGGGAACCTGAAGCTGATCCTGGGTCTGATCTGGACCCTCATCCTTCACTACTCCATCTCCATGCCCATgtgggaggatgaggatgaccaGGACGCCAAGAAGCTGACCCCCAAGCAGCGTCTTCTGGGCTGGATCCAGAACAAGGTGCCCCAGCTGCCCATCACCAACTTCCACCGGGACTGGAGGGACGGCAAGGCCCTGGGAGCTCTGGTGGACAACTGCGCCCCCG GTCTCTGTCCAGACTGGGAGAGTTGGGATCCGAGTCAGCCGGTGGAGAACGCCAGAGAGGCCATGCAGCAGGCGGACGACTGGCTGGGCGTACCTCAG GTCATCGCTCCGGAGGAGATCGTCGACCCCAACGTGGATGAGCACTCGGTCATGACCTATCTGTCTCAGTTCCCTAAAGCCAAACTGAAACCCGGCGCCCCCTTGAGAGCCAAGACCCTACATCCAAAGAGAGCCAAAGCCTTTGGACCGG GTATCGAACCTCGGGGGAACGTGGTTCTGAAGCCAGCAGAGTTTCTGGTGGAGACAGTAGAGGCTGGACTGGGCGAGGTTCTGGTTTATGTGGAGGACATGGAGGGTCACACAGAGGAG GCCAGAGTGATTCCCAACAACGACAAGAACAGAACCTACTCCGTAGTCTACCAACCCAAAGTGGAGGGTCTTCATAAA GTGAAGGTCCTGTTTGCGGGCCAGGACATCGACAGGAGTCCCTTCATGGTCCACGTCTCCAAAGCCATGGGCGATGCCACGCGGGTTCAGGCCCGTGGTGTGGGACTGCAGCACTTGGGAAACGTAGCCACCAAGCCCACGTACTTCGATATTTACACAGCCG GTGCTGGCGCCGGAGATGTGGGCGTGGTCATCGCAGATTCAAATGACCGCAGGGACACGGTGGAGGTAGTCCTGGAGAACAAAGGGGACAGCGTCTTCCGTTGCACCTACGTTCCTGTCCTGGAGGGGCCACACACGGTCTACGTAACCTTTGCCGGTCAGCAGATTCCCAGGAGCCCCTTCCCAGTCCACATTGCTGAAG CCTGCAATCCGCACGCCTGCAGGGCATACGGCCGAGGTCTGCAGCCCAAAGGTCTGAGAGTGAACCAAGTGGCGGATTTTAAAGTTCACACCAAAGGAGGCGGCAGCGGCGAGCTCCGAGTCACGGTGAAGGGTCCAA GCGGCCTGGAGGAGCCAGTGAAGGTGGTCGAGGTGGACGGCGGCCCCTATGGGTGTAGCTATTATCCCGTCGTGACAGGAAGTTACATCATCACCATTACCTGGGGGGGTCACAGCATTCCACGCAG CCCCACTTTGGTCTACGTGAGCGAGGAGGCGGGGCCTCAGAAAGTGCGGGCCTGGGGTCCCGGCCTGGAGACGGGAATGGTGGGAAAGAGCGCCGACTTCGTGGTGGAAGCGATCGGGACAGAGGTGGGAACGCTGG GGTTCTCCATCGAGGGTCCGTCCCAGGCCAAGATCGAATGCGACGACAAGGGCGACGGGTCATGTGACGTGAGGTACTGGCCCACCGAGCCGGGCGACTATGCCATTCACGTCATATGTGACGACGAGGACGTCAAAGACAGCCCCTTCATGGCGCACATCCTGCCCGCCGCCACCGACCTCCACCCAGAGAAG GTGAAGTGCTACGGGCCGGGCCTCGACCCCGTCGGCTGCATCGTCAACAAGCCGGCCCATTTCACCATCGACACCCGAGGAGCCGGCAGAGGCCAGCTGAGGCTCTACGCTCAA GATGCCGAAGGGGGCCCCATCGACGTGGACATGCGGGACAACGGCGATGAGACCTTCCTGTGCGTCTACGTCCCCACAAAGCCCATCAAgcacaccatcatcatcacgtgGGCGGAGGTCAACATCCCCAACAGCCCCTCCAGG GTCACCATCGGCGAGGGCAGCCATCCGGAGAACGTGAAGGTCTACGGTCCCGGAGTCGAAAGAAGCGGACTGAAGGCCAACGAGCCGACCTACTTCACGGTGGACTGCAGCGAGGCGGGCCAGG GCGACGTCAGCATCGGCATCAAGTGTGCGCCGGGTGTGGTCCGACCCGCCGAGGCCGACATCGACTTCGACATCATAAAGAACGACAACGACACGTTCACGGTGAAGTACACGCCCCCGGGGTCCGGCCATTACACCATCATGGTGGTCTTCGCTGACCAG GAAATCCCAATCAgccccttcagaataaaagtggATCCTTCCCATGACGCTGCTAAAGTGAGAGCGGAAGGACCAGGACTCAACAAGTCGG GAGTGGAAGCGGGAAAGCCCACCCACTTCACCGTGTACACCAAAGGAGCCGGCAAAGTCCAACCCCAAGTCCACTTCCTCAGCGCCGCCAAGGGCGACGCCGTGCGCGACGCCGTGCGCGACTTTGAGATCATCGACAACCACAACTACTCCTACACGGTCCGCTACACGGCGGTCCAACAG GGTAGCTTGTCCATCACGGTGCTTCACGGGGGGGACCCCATCCCCAAAAGTCCATTTCACCTCACCGTGGCTCCGCCTCTCGACCTCAGCAAGATCCAAGTTCACGACCTTGAGAAGA AGGTGGATGTCGGAAAGGACCAGGAGTTCCGCATCAGCACTTTGAGGGCCGGGGGTCAAGGCCAGCTGGATGTGAAGATCATTTCTCCATCTCATCGACCAATCCCGTGCAAGGTGGAGTCGGGTGCAGCCAATGAGATGCATTCCGTCAGGTACATTCCGCCGGAGGAGGGGCCCTACACTGTGGACATCAGCTACGACGGGAACCCCATCCCGGAAAGTCCGTTGGCGGTGGAGGGCGTCCTGCCCCCCGATGCCTCCAAG GTGCGAGCCTACGGTCCAGGTCTTCAGGGAGGCGTGGTGGGAAAACTGGCCCCGTTTGCCATCGACACCAAGGGAGCCGGCACCGGCGGGTTGGGCCTGACGGTGGAGGGGCCCTGCGAGGCCAAGATTGAATGCCAGGACAACGGGGACGGTTCCTGCTCCGTGTCGTACCTGCCCACTGAGTCTGGCGAGTATGCCATCAACATCCTGTTCGCTGACCGGCACATCCCCGGGTCACCCTTCAAGGCGGCGGTCCAGTCCATGTTCGACCCCAGCAGAGTGACGGCCAGCGGTCCCGGATTAGAGCGCGGGAAAGTCAATGAGGCCGCATCCTTCCTGGTGGACTGCTCCAAAGCCGGGGAGGCGGAGCTTACCATCGAGATCATCTCAGAGTCCGGGTCCAAAGCCAAGGTTCATGTGGAGAACAACGGGGACGGAACCTACGCCATCACCTATACCCCACAGCTCCACGGCGTATATGCGATCACCGTCAAGTATGGAGGCGTGCCGGTGCCGCAGTTCCCCGCCCACCTGCGGGTGGAACCGGTCCTGGACGTCAGCGGGGTCCAGGTCTATGGACCTGGGGTGGAACCCAGAG GAGTCTTGAGAGAAGTGGGCACGCATTTCACCGTGGACGCCAGAAGTGTTTACAAGAGCAGCGGCGGCCATGTTAAAGTCTTTATTTCCAACCCGTCGGGCGCCAACACGGACGCCTTCATCACAGACAAGGCTGATGGCACGTGCCGCGTGGAGTACACGCCCTTCGAGGACG GACTGCATCTCATCAACGTGTCATGCGATGATGGCGTCCTACCCAAGAGTCCGTTCAGGGTGTTGGTGACTGAAGGTTGTGATCCGAGTCGAGTGCAAGCCTACGGGTCGGGTCTGGAGGAGGGTCTGGTCAGCAAACCCAACCAGTTCACAGTGGAGACCAG GGGTGCCGGCACAGGTGGTCTTGGCCTGGCCATCGAAGGCCCCTCGGAAGCAAAGATGTCCTGTAAGGACAACAAAGATGGCAGCTGCAGCGTGGAGTACATTCCTTTCAGTCCCGGAGAGTATGATGTCAATGTCACTTTTGGAGGAATTCCAATTCCAG GGAGTCCATTTCGAGTCCCAGTGCGAGAGCTGATTGATCCCACGAAAGTGAGGTGTTCTGGACCAGGTCTTGGAAGTGGAGTCCGTGCTCACGTCTGTCAGACCTTCACAGTGGACAGCAGCAAAGCTGGTGTAGCCCCTTTGGAGGTCCAGATCTTTGGCCCCACAG GTGTCGCAGAACCTGTCAGCGTTAAAGATAACGGGGGAGGGTCTCACACGGTCAACTACACTCCGGCCAATGACGGCCCGTACACCGTGAGCGTCAAATATGCTAAGCAGGACGTCCCTCGAAG TCCATTCAAGATCAAGACCCTGCCTGCTCACGATGCCAGCAAGGTCCGTGCCGACGGTCCTGGTCTGAACTCATCCGGCATTCCCGCCAGTCTACCGGTGGAGTTCACCATCGACGCCCGAGATGCCGGTGAAGGACTACTCACGGTTCAGATTCTG GACCCCGAGGGGAAGCCCAAGAAGGCAAACATCTGGGACAATCGGGACGGGACCTACACCGTGTCCTACGTCCCGGACATGACGGGACGCCACACCATCACCATCAAGTACGGCGGGGACGAGATCCCGTACTCGCCCTACCGCATCCACGCCATTCCCACGGGGGACGCCAGCAAGTGTCACGTAACAG TGTCCATCGGAGGACACGGCTCAG GATCCGGGGTGGGTCCGACCATCCAGATCGGAGAGGAGACCGTAATTACGGTGGACGCCAAGGCTGCTGGGAAAGGCAAGGTCACCTGCAAGGTTTCCACCCCCGATGGCGCCGAGCTTGACGTGGACGTGGTGGAAAATGCCGACGGAACGTTTGACGTTTATTACACGGCGCCAGAGCCCGGGAAGTATGTGATCACCATCCGCTTCGGAGGGGAGCACATTCCCAACAGTCCCTTCCACGTCCTG GCGACGGACGACCCCACGGTCCCCGTTAACGGGACGGAGGCCATTCTCCGCCCCTTCAGTCTGGTCATTCCCTTCACCGTGCAGACCGGAGAAATCACAG GCGAAGTGCGAATGCCGTCTGGCCGCACGGCTCGCCCGCATATCGCCGACAATAAGGACGGCACCGTCACCGTCAGGTATTCGCCCACCGAGCGTGGCCTGCACGAGATGGACATCAAGTACGACGGCGAACACATCCCAG GAAGTCCGCTCCAGTTCTTTGTAGATGCCATTAACAGCGGTCACGTGACTGCGTACGGCCCTGGCTTGAGTCACGGCGTTACCGACACGCCAGCGACTTTCACCATCGCTACCAAGGACGCCGGAGAAG GCGGTTTGTCTCTGGCGGTGGAAGGACCGTCCAAAGCCGAGATCAGCTGCAAGGACAACAAAGATGGCACCTGCACCGTGTCCTACCTGCCCACGGCCCCCGGCGACTACAACGTCATCGTCAAGTTTGACGACGAGCACATCCTTGGCAGCCCGTTCAGCGCCAAGATCACCG GCCACGCCCCTCTTGCCTCGTCCCGGCTCAACGTCGGCACGGAAACCGACATCTCTTTGAGGATCGCAGAGACCGACCTGAGCAGTCTGACGGCGATCATTCAAGCTCCTTCCGGAAGCCAGGAGGCGTGTGTCCTCAAGAGACTTCCCAACAGACACATCG GAATCTCGTTCACGCCGAAGGAAGTGGGCGAGCACGCGGTGAGCGTGAAGAAGGGAGGGAAACATGTGACCAACAGCCCGTTTAAGATCATGGTGGCCCAGTCGGAGATTGGCGATGCCAGCAGGGTGAAAGTGTTTGGACCGGGCCTGGTGGAGGGGCGCACTTTTGAGGTGGCCCACTTCATGGTGGACACCAGGACCGCCG GTTACGGGGGTCTGGGGCTGTCCATTGAGGGTCCCAGCAAAGTGGACATCAACTgcgaggatgaggaggacggCACGTGTCGTGTCACCTACTGTCCCACGGAGCCCGGGAACTACATCGTCAACATCCGCTTTGCAGACCAGCATGTCACAG GAAGTCCTTTCACCATAAAAGTGTTTGGCGAGGGCAGAATGAAGGAGAGCATCACCAGGAAGCGCCAGGCGCCCGCCATCGCAACCGTGGGCAGCACCTGTGACCTCAACCTCAAAATCCCAG GCAACTGGTTTCAGATGGTGTCGGCGCAGGAGCGCCTCACGCGCACCTTCACGCGCAGCAGCCACACTTACACGCGCACCGAGCGCACAGAGATCAGCAAGACCCGCGCCGGCGAGACCAAGCGGGAAGTGCGCGTGGAGGAGAGCACGCAGGTCGGTCAGCCGTTCCGAGACGTCTTTGAGGACTTTCTAGAACGGGACGGTCTGAGCAGCTTCGGCGGGAGGTCCCCACTGCACCAGG GTGAGGACACCAACCAGGAGATGACGGCGCAGGTGACGAGTCCCGGCGGTAAGTGTGAGGACGGCGAGATTATCCGAGGCGAGGACAGCAGGTACAGCGTGCGCTTCGTGCCCCAGGAGATGGGGGCGCACGTGGTCAGTGTCAAATACCGAGGACAGCACGTCCCCGGGAGCCCCTTCCAGTTCACTGTAGGACCCCTGGGAGAGGGAGGGGCCCACAAGGTGCGAGCGGGCGGCACGGGTCTGGAGCGAGCCGTGGCCGGCATGTCAG CCGAGTTCAGCATCTGGACCAGAGAGGCCGGAGCGGGTGGGCTGTCCATTGCAGTGGAGGGGCCCAGCAAGGCGGAGATTACCTTTGAGGACCGTAAGGATGGTTCCTGCGGGGTCTCCTATGTTGTCCAGGAGCCTG GTGATTATGAGGTCTCCATTAAATTCAACGATGAGCACATCCCAGACTCCCCCTTCGTTGTCCCGGTGGCGACCTTGTCTGACGACGCCCGCCGCCTCACCATCACCAGCCTTCAG GACTCTGGCTTGAAGGTGAACCAGGAAGCGTGCTTCGCCATACAGCTAAATGGAGCTCGAGGCCTGATCGACGCCAAGATCCACGCGCCTTCTGGCGCCACTGAGGACTGCTTCATCACCCCAGCGGACAGTGTTGAGATACCTGGGTCCTCTGCAGTAGATCTTGGCACGTCATGCATAA ATCACCACGCCATCAGGTTCGTCCCCAAAGAGAATGGCGTCCATTCCATCGACGTCCGCTTCAACGGGAGCCATGTGCCCGGAAGCCCCTTCAAAATCCGAGTAGGAGAACCTGGTCAAGCGGGAGACCCCAGCAAGGTCTCAGCCTCCGGGCCGGGCCTGGAGGGCGGAACCACAG GCGTGGCCTCGGAGTTCAGCGTGAACACTTGCAATGCCGGTTGCGGCGCTCTGTCAGTGACCATCGATGGCCCGTCCAAAGTCCAGATGACCTGTCAGGAGTGCTGTGATGGCTATCGGGTCTCTTACACGCCAACGGCCCCCGGAAACTACCTGATCTCCATCAAGTACGGAGGAGCCCAGCACATTGTTGGGAGCCCCTTCAAGGCCAAAGTCTCAG GCCCTCGCCTCTCCGGGGGTCCGAGTCTTCACGAAACATCATCTGTTCTTGTGGAAACTGTAACAAAGTCGTCTGCTGCGGCCGCTGCCTTTGCCTCGTTGCCCAAATTCTCCTCGGATGCCAGTAAGGTGGTCTTAAGGGGCGTCGGCCTGTCCAAGGCCTTTGTGGGCCAGAAGAACTTGTTCACGGTGGACTGCGGCAAAGCAG GAACCAACATGTTGATGGTCGGCGTGCACGGGCCCAAAGCCCCCTGCGAAGAGGTCTACGTCAAGCACGCGGGCCACAGGTTGTACAATGTGACGTACACGGTCAAAGAGGTGGGCAGCTACATCCTCATCGTAAAATGGGGCGACGACCACGTCCCCGGGAGCCCTTTTCACGTCACTGCGCCTTGA